The proteins below come from a single Nilaparvata lugens isolate BPH unplaced genomic scaffold, ASM1435652v1 scaffold6091, whole genome shotgun sequence genomic window:
- the LOC120356186 gene encoding ovotransferrin-like translates to MKSNVAFNTILFCFVCALYLCLAQQNDIYFDKQVKTVIWCTVGVEEQKKCLAFANATHNDTSRFGYDFINIQCKQAFNKDECMTMLDELKAHITNLDAGEVFIGGRYHSLIPIMQEVYPGNLLHYYSVAVVKKGTLADVTNLRQLRGKKACFPEVGSQAGWVIPVHTVSNSQIHFRLLALAVAAECRPIFIATRLRTSSDWIIADSQPVGGHSGCRPLI, encoded by the exons CGCAACAAAATGACATCTACTTTGATAAACAAGTGAAGACTGTAATTTGGTGTACGGTGGGAGTAGAGGAGCAAAAGAAATGTCTAGCGTTTGCCAATGCAACTCACAATGATACCAGTCGGTTTGGTTACGATTTTATCAACATTCAATGTAAACAG GCTTTCAACAAAGATGAATGCATGACGATGCTTGATGAGTTGAAGGCTCATATTACGAATCTTGATGCTGGTGAAGTTTTCATTGGTGGCAGATATCACAGTCTAATACCCATCATGCAAGAAGTGTATCCTG GTAATCTACTCCATTATTACTCTGTAGCAGTGGTTAAAAAAGGAACACTGGCTGATGTTACCAACCTGAGGCAGTTGAGAGGAAAGAAAGCATGTTTTCCAGAGGTTGGCTCACAAGCCGGCTGGGTCATTCCAGTGCACACTGTAAGTAATAGTCAGATTCACTTTCGACTGTTAGCATTGGCTGTTGCCGCCGAATGTCGGCCGATATTCATCGCCACACGTCTCAGAACGTCCTCAGATTGGATAATAGCTGATTCTCAGCCAGTAGGAGGACATTCTGGATGTCGACCGTTGATCTAA